A DNA window from bacterium contains the following coding sequences:
- a CDS encoding putative metal-binding motif-containing protein, with protein MKKTMLFLVAALAVVSLFSSSASARSQYLDDVNKTCGTAYDCSFCHETANKAAYLANGACTFCPTATACATPPPPAPTCTDADKDGYFAEPGCAQLYDCDDHNFNINPGAREIPCDGIDQDCSGADKLKGKGCGKR; from the coding sequence ATGAAGAAGACGATGCTGTTCCTCGTGGCCGCGCTGGCCGTGGTCTCCCTGTTCTCTTCCTCGGCCTCTGCCCGGAGCCAGTACCTGGACGACGTGAACAAGACCTGCGGTACGGCGTACGACTGCAGCTTCTGCCACGAGACCGCGAACAAGGCGGCCTACCTCGCCAATGGCGCCTGCACCTTCTGCCCCACGGCGACCGCCTGTGCGACGCCTCCGCCCCCGGCCCCCACCTGCACCGACGCCGACAAGGACGGCTATTTCGCCGAGCCCGGCTGCGCCCAGCTCTATGACTGCGACGACCACAACTTCAACATCAATCCCGGCGCCCGCGAGATCCCCTGCGACGGCATCGACCAGGACTGCAGCGGCGCGGACAAGCTCAAGGGCAAGGGCTGCGGCAAGCGGTAA
- a CDS encoding transcription termination/antitermination NusG family protein, translated as MRRWHIVQSKPHQADRVAAQLQELLALEVYNPKIEVRAVRGTRKLAQVKQLFPNYLFARLDLPREWKTITFTRGVARVLGGWEDPRPVDDVVIEAIRAQETGRDRLIAYYQFRPQEAVVVRSGPLKDLYGIFDRYVDEGGRVRILLSLVGYSATVELESEQIAKV; from the coding sequence ATGCGCCGCTGGCACATCGTCCAGAGCAAGCCGCACCAGGCCGACCGGGTGGCGGCACAACTGCAGGAACTGCTCGCGCTCGAGGTCTACAACCCGAAGATCGAGGTGCGCGCGGTACGCGGCACGCGCAAGCTCGCCCAGGTGAAGCAGCTCTTCCCGAACTATCTCTTCGCCCGGCTCGACCTCCCGCGCGAGTGGAAGACCATCACCTTCACGCGCGGCGTGGCCCGCGTCCTCGGCGGCTGGGAGGACCCGCGGCCGGTCGACGACGTCGTGATCGAGGCCATCCGCGCCCAGGAGACGGGGCGCGACCGGCTGATCGCCTACTACCAGTTCCGGCCGCAGGAGGCCGTCGTCGTGCGCTCGGGGCCCCTCAAGGACCTCTACGGCATCTTCGACCGCTACGTCGACGAGGGCGGCCGCGTGCGCATCCTGCTCTCGCTCGTGGGCTATTCGGCGACGGTCGAGCTCGAGTCGGAGCAGATTGCGAAGGTCTGA
- a CDS encoding decaprenyl-phosphate phosphoribosyltransferase, translated as MSVIAIVRSARPQQWVKNVLVFAPLVFAQQAREPRALGLATAAFALFCLASGAVYLVNDLLDCEQDRQHPRKCRRPIAAGELAPRVAGAAAAVLGALALAGAALVGPGLVLVLGAYLAISLAYARALKHVVIVDVMTLASGFLLRVVAGGVATGVPLSMWLLLCTSLLALFLGFGKRRHELVLLEAGAASHRPILAEYSPYYLDQMIAVVTTSTLVCYALYTMDPAVHQKLHTSRLPLTIPFVLYGIFRYLYLVHQKEWGGDPTQAVVGDRPLLVNILLWIIAIVLILYAR; from the coding sequence GTGTCCGTGATCGCGATCGTCCGCAGCGCCCGGCCCCAGCAGTGGGTGAAAAACGTCCTGGTGTTCGCGCCCCTGGTCTTCGCGCAGCAGGCGCGCGAGCCGCGGGCGCTCGGACTGGCGACTGCGGCCTTCGCACTCTTCTGTCTCGCCTCCGGCGCCGTCTACCTCGTCAACGATCTGCTCGACTGCGAGCAGGACCGCCAGCACCCGCGCAAGTGCCGGCGGCCGATCGCGGCGGGCGAACTGGCGCCGCGCGTCGCGGGCGCTGCGGCGGCCGTGCTCGGCGCACTCGCCCTGGCGGGCGCGGCACTCGTCGGGCCGGGGCTCGTCCTCGTGCTCGGCGCCTACCTGGCGATCAGCCTCGCCTACGCGCGGGCCCTCAAGCACGTGGTCATCGTCGACGTGATGACGCTCGCGTCGGGGTTCCTGCTCCGGGTGGTGGCCGGCGGCGTGGCGACCGGCGTGCCGCTCTCGATGTGGCTGCTGCTCTGCACCTCGCTGCTGGCGCTCTTCCTCGGCTTCGGCAAGCGCCGGCACGAACTGGTGCTGCTCGAGGCCGGCGCGGCGTCGCACCGGCCGATCCTCGCCGAGTACAGTCCCTACTACCTGGATCAGATGATCGCGGTGGTCACGACGTCGACGCTCGTCTGCTACGCGCTCTACACGATGGACCCGGCCGTGCACCAGAAGCTGCACACGTCGCGGCTGCCGCTGACCATCCCCTTCGTCCTCTACGGGATCTTCCGCTACCTCTACCTGGTGCACCAGAAGGAGTGGGGCGGCGACCCGACGCAGGCGGTCGTCGGCGACCGGCCGCTGCTGGTCAACATCCTGCTCTGGATCATCGCCATCGTCCTGATCCTCTACGCCCGTTAG
- the murJ gene encoding murein biosynthesis integral membrane protein MurJ: MERQGRIAKAAGAMSAATLVSRVLGLVRDMTLASFFGAAGTSDTFFVAFRIPNLLRELFAEGSMSSAFVPVLTRVESGEGRAEATRLVRAALTLMLLLVGGVCALGMLLAPQIVAAIAPGFLADPPKLAATVLLTRIMFPFLLFVSLAALVMGALNTRRIFFVPALAPAVLNLVWIASVPLLAGRVSPPVAAVALGVAVGGFAQLAFQLPSFLRAGFSLAPSGAFGHPGLRRMGLLLVPATMGMAVAQVNIFVSNILASYLPQGSITQLYYAMRLVQFPVGIFGVAMGMAVLPALSEHAARGETDRLREDFSYALRLLFFITVPAMAGLIALRGPIVNLLFLRGRFDVAAADGTAAALLCYALGVWAMVGVRVVTATFYALQDTRTPVRVGVAAVAVNLGLSLALMKPLGHAGLALATACASMANFAVLFALLRRRVGRLETGRIARSLARTVAASAALGLAGWALLRGDLWTAGGHTALKSAVFAGAAAVAVGVYLGAARLLGSEELTAVLALVRRKTGKA; the protein is encoded by the coding sequence ATGGAGCGCCAGGGACGCATCGCGAAGGCCGCCGGCGCGATGTCGGCCGCGACGCTCGTCAGCCGGGTCCTCGGCCTGGTGCGGGACATGACCCTCGCGAGCTTCTTCGGGGCCGCGGGCACCTCGGACACCTTCTTCGTCGCCTTCCGCATCCCGAACCTGCTGCGCGAGCTCTTCGCGGAAGGCTCGATGTCCTCGGCCTTCGTCCCCGTGCTCACCCGCGTCGAGTCGGGGGAGGGGCGGGCGGAGGCGACGCGCCTCGTGCGCGCCGCGCTGACCCTGATGCTGCTGCTCGTCGGGGGGGTCTGCGCGCTCGGGATGCTGCTGGCGCCGCAGATCGTCGCCGCGATCGCGCCGGGCTTCCTCGCCGACCCGCCGAAGCTCGCCGCCACCGTGCTGCTGACCAGGATCATGTTCCCCTTCCTGCTCTTCGTCAGCCTCGCCGCGCTCGTGATGGGGGCGCTCAACACGCGCCGCATCTTCTTCGTGCCGGCGCTGGCGCCGGCGGTGCTCAACCTGGTCTGGATCGCGTCGGTCCCGCTGCTGGCCGGTCGCGTCAGCCCGCCGGTGGCGGCGGTCGCCCTCGGCGTGGCGGTCGGGGGCTTCGCGCAGCTGGCGTTCCAGCTCCCCTCGTTCCTGCGCGCCGGCTTCTCGCTGGCGCCGTCGGGCGCCTTCGGGCACCCGGGCCTGAGGCGCATGGGGCTGCTGCTGGTGCCGGCGACCATGGGGATGGCGGTGGCGCAGGTGAACATCTTCGTCAGCAACATCCTCGCCTCGTACCTGCCGCAGGGGAGCATCACGCAGCTCTACTACGCGATGCGGCTGGTGCAATTCCCGGTGGGCATCTTCGGGGTGGCGATGGGCATGGCGGTGCTGCCCGCGCTCTCGGAGCACGCCGCGCGCGGCGAGACCGACCGGCTGCGCGAGGACTTCTCGTACGCGCTGCGGCTGCTGTTCTTCATCACGGTGCCGGCGATGGCCGGGCTCATCGCGCTGCGCGGGCCGATCGTGAACCTGCTCTTCCTGCGCGGGCGCTTCGATGTGGCGGCCGCCGACGGCACGGCCGCGGCGCTGCTGTGCTACGCGCTCGGCGTCTGGGCGATGGTCGGCGTGCGCGTGGTCACCGCGACCTTCTACGCGCTGCAGGACACGCGCACGCCGGTGCGGGTCGGCGTGGCGGCGGTCGCGGTGAACCTCGGGCTGAGCCTCGCGCTCATGAAGCCGCTCGGCCACGCCGGCCTGGCGCTGGCGACGGCCTGCGCGTCGATGGCGAACTTCGCGGTGCTCTTCGCGCTGCTGCGCCGCCGCGTCGGCAGGCTGGAGACCGGGAGGATCGCCCGCTCGCTGGCGCGGACGGTCGCCGCCTCCGCGGCGCTGGGGCTCGCGGGGTGGGCGCTGCTGCGCGGTGATCTCTGGACGGCCGGCGGGCACACGGCGCTGAAGTCCGCCGTCTTCGCGGGCGCGGCGGCGGTCGCCGTCGGCGTCTATCTCGGCGCCGCCCGCCTGCTCGGCAGCGAGGAGTTGACGGCGGTCCTCGCCCTCGTCCGCCGCAAGACCGGCAAGGCCTGA